The Streptomyces sp. NBC_00440 genome contains a region encoding:
- a CDS encoding dioxygenase family protein, with amino-acid sequence MTAIAPERMPALYLSHGAPPLADDPVWPGQLADWSAGLPRPKAILMVSAHWEDAPLALGATETVPLVHDFWGFPERYYAVRYDAPGAPLLAENVRKLLRGAGHPVQGVPDRGLDHGAYVPLVEMFPDAGIPVLQISMPTLDPRKLMDIGRRLAPLRDEGVLIVGSGFFTHNLAALRHEGVPGWSAEFDAWGREAMAAQDIDALLDFEHKSPSGRLAHPRTEHFAPLFVTLGAAGDGLESRRDVIDGFWMGLAKRSVQFG; translated from the coding sequence ATGACCGCCATCGCCCCCGAACGTATGCCCGCCCTCTATCTCTCCCATGGCGCGCCACCGCTCGCCGATGATCCGGTCTGGCCGGGCCAGCTCGCCGACTGGTCCGCCGGTCTGCCACGCCCCAAGGCCATTCTGATGGTCTCCGCGCACTGGGAGGATGCCCCGCTGGCGCTCGGTGCGACCGAGACAGTCCCCCTTGTTCATGACTTCTGGGGATTTCCCGAGCGGTACTACGCGGTGCGGTACGACGCTCCCGGTGCGCCCCTGCTGGCCGAGAACGTAAGGAAGTTGCTGCGCGGCGCCGGTCATCCGGTCCAGGGCGTCCCGGACCGGGGCCTCGACCACGGTGCGTACGTCCCGCTGGTCGAGATGTTCCCGGACGCCGGCATACCCGTACTCCAGATCTCCATGCCGACGCTCGACCCGCGGAAGCTGATGGACATCGGGCGCAGGCTCGCCCCGCTGCGGGACGAAGGCGTGCTGATCGTCGGCAGCGGCTTCTTCACCCACAACCTGGCCGCGCTGCGGCACGAGGGCGTCCCCGGCTGGTCCGCCGAGTTCGACGCCTGGGGGCGGGAGGCGATGGCGGCGCAGGACATCGACGCGCTGCTCGACTTCGAGCACAAGTCCCCGTCCGGGCGGCTCGCCCATCCCCGTACCGAGCACTTCGCGCCGCTGTTCGTGACGCTCGGGGCGGCGGGGGACGGGCTGGAGAGCCGGCGCGACGTGATCGACGGCTTCTGGATGGGGCTGGCGAAGCGGTCGGTGCAGTTCGGGTAG
- a CDS encoding helix-turn-helix transcriptional regulator has translation MTDTPVRLLHLLSLLQTPREWPGGELAERLDVSRRTVRRDIDRLRDLGYPVQATMGAEGGYRLVAGKAMPPLVLDDEEAVAIAVGLRAGAGHAVEGIEEASVRALAKLEQVLPSRLRHRVATLQAATIPLTSGDGATVDPGTLTVIAGAATGPERLRFGYRAGNGTETKRLVEPYRLVSTGRRWYLVAYDIDREDWRTFRVDRVSRPFATGARFVPRELPVGDAAEFVSQSLSRRQLSVDLDVTFEAPAQYVAARLPNGMGAPEVLDERRCRLRAPVADSLEWLGLRLAVVDAEFTVHHPPELVDYLAELGARLGRAAGAGGRPTTG, from the coding sequence ATGACGGACACTCCGGTACGGCTGCTGCACCTTCTCTCGCTGCTCCAGACTCCGCGCGAATGGCCCGGCGGTGAACTCGCCGAGCGCCTCGACGTCAGCAGGCGCACGGTCCGGCGCGACATCGACCGGCTGCGCGACCTCGGCTATCCGGTCCAGGCCACGATGGGGGCCGAGGGCGGCTACCGGCTGGTGGCGGGCAAGGCCATGCCTCCGCTGGTCCTCGACGACGAAGAGGCGGTGGCCATCGCGGTCGGGCTGCGCGCCGGGGCCGGGCACGCGGTCGAGGGTATCGAGGAGGCCTCCGTACGGGCCCTGGCCAAGCTGGAACAGGTGCTGCCGTCCAGGCTGCGCCACCGGGTCGCCACCCTCCAGGCCGCGACGATCCCGCTGACCAGCGGCGACGGCGCGACGGTCGACCCGGGCACGCTGACGGTGATCGCGGGCGCGGCCACTGGGCCCGAGCGGCTGCGCTTCGGCTACCGCGCGGGGAACGGTACGGAGACGAAGCGGCTGGTCGAGCCGTACCGGCTGGTCTCCACCGGGCGCCGCTGGTACCTGGTGGCGTACGACATCGACCGCGAGGACTGGCGTACGTTCCGGGTCGACCGGGTGAGCCGGCCGTTCGCGACCGGGGCGCGGTTCGTCCCGCGTGAGCTGCCGGTGGGTGACGCGGCGGAGTTCGTCAGCCAGTCCCTTTCACGGCGCCAGCTCTCGGTGGATCTCGACGTCACTTTCGAGGCCCCGGCCCAGTACGTGGCGGCCCGGCTGCCCAACGGGATGGGCGCGCCCGAAGTGCTGGACGAACGGCGCTGCCGGCTCAGGGCGCCGGTGGCGGACTCGCTGGAGTGGCTGGGGCTGCGGCTCGCGGTGGTGGACGCGGAGTTCACCGTGCACCACCCGCCCGAGCTGGTGGACTACCTGGCGGAGCTGGGGGCCCGACTGGGCCGTGCGGCGGGAGCAGGGGGCCGGCCGACGACTGGGTGA
- a CDS encoding sigma-70 family RNA polymerase sigma factor produces the protein MATRAVARRSDRASSVRAVGGEIADRDLVGMYLDEIARTPLLDAEKEVELSQTIEAGVYAQQVLDGSVQSEAGGASHEELEALVAAGERAKDVFIRSNLRLVVAVARRYPRAGLPLLDLIQEGNAGLVRAVEKFDYAKGFKFSTYATWWIRQAITRSIADQSRTIRLPVHLVEELGRIRRVQREFNREHGRDPEHEEIAAELDAKPQRVSDVLDWARDPVSLNMPVDDQGETQFGDLLEDTSAVSPEQSVMTLLRSEELDELIGRLDHRTASIIKMRFGIDDGRERTLTEVGKEHGLTRERIRQIEKHALLELKKMADDVGFDAAA, from the coding sequence ATGGCAACCCGTGCCGTCGCCCGTCGATCCGACCGGGCAAGCAGCGTTCGCGCCGTAGGCGGGGAGATCGCCGACCGCGACCTGGTCGGCATGTACCTCGACGAAATCGCACGTACGCCACTGCTCGACGCCGAAAAAGAGGTCGAGCTGTCCCAGACCATCGAGGCCGGGGTGTACGCCCAGCAGGTTCTTGACGGTTCCGTGCAGAGTGAGGCGGGTGGGGCCTCGCATGAGGAGCTGGAGGCGCTGGTTGCCGCCGGGGAGCGCGCCAAGGACGTCTTCATCCGGTCCAACCTGCGGCTGGTCGTCGCTGTGGCCCGCCGCTATCCGCGAGCCGGTCTGCCGCTGCTCGACCTGATCCAGGAGGGCAACGCGGGTCTGGTGCGCGCGGTCGAGAAGTTCGACTACGCCAAGGGCTTCAAGTTCTCCACGTATGCGACCTGGTGGATCCGGCAGGCCATCACCCGGTCGATAGCCGATCAGTCGCGCACCATCCGGCTCCCTGTCCACCTGGTGGAGGAGCTGGGCCGGATCCGCCGTGTCCAGCGCGAGTTCAACCGCGAGCACGGCCGCGACCCGGAGCACGAGGAGATCGCCGCCGAGCTGGACGCCAAGCCGCAGCGTGTGAGCGATGTGCTGGACTGGGCCCGCGACCCGGTCAGTCTGAACATGCCGGTGGACGACCAGGGCGAGACGCAGTTCGGTGACCTCCTGGAGGACACGTCGGCGGTGTCGCCCGAGCAGTCCGTGATGACGCTGCTGCGCAGCGAGGAGCTCGACGAACTGATCGGCAGGCTCGATCACCGCACCGCTTCGATCATCAAGATGCGCTTCGGTATCGACGACGGCCGGGAGCGGACGCTGACCGAGGTCGGCAAGGAGCACGGGCTGACACGTGAGCGGATCCGCCAGATCGAGAAGCACGCGCTGCTCGAACTGAAGAAGATGGCCGACGACGTGGGCTTCGACGCGGCGGCGTGA
- a CDS encoding DUF6227 family protein, whose amino-acid sequence MSHSHETTEEHLARLLGRALNAFELPDATVERLGFALAHSTALHSSHHSSGAGLHRETYRHTFLLSDGTDLALWELVYETGTGEGPKYELYPGEAEARLAVTRIRGADAAAMFPDDDPEDDLGILTALQSAPPPAVARTYAADRSADHARRVLRRAENPDCPGEDVARLLRSAFAHQISQALGSQCRFESVGPAAFTLYEHAFLLLDGREISLWEVEHTATPDGRHMCEVYASQSEARAAMELRARVR is encoded by the coding sequence TTGAGCCATTCGCATGAGACGACCGAGGAGCACCTCGCGCGACTCCTCGGCCGCGCACTGAACGCTTTCGAGCTGCCCGACGCCACCGTCGAGCGGCTCGGCTTCGCGCTGGCGCACAGCACAGCGCTGCACTCCTCGCACCACAGCTCGGGCGCCGGGCTGCACCGCGAGACGTACCGGCACACGTTCCTCCTCTCCGACGGCACCGATCTGGCGCTGTGGGAGCTGGTGTACGAGACGGGTACGGGTGAGGGCCCGAAGTACGAGCTGTATCCGGGCGAGGCGGAGGCCAGACTCGCCGTGACCCGGATCCGCGGGGCGGACGCCGCCGCGATGTTCCCCGACGACGACCCGGAGGACGATCTCGGGATCCTCACGGCGCTCCAGTCGGCGCCGCCGCCCGCGGTGGCCAGGACGTATGCGGCCGACCGGTCGGCCGACCACGCCCGCCGGGTGCTGCGCCGCGCGGAGAACCCGGACTGCCCCGGTGAGGACGTCGCCCGGCTGCTGCGTTCGGCGTTCGCCCACCAGATCAGCCAGGCCCTCGGCAGCCAGTGCCGGTTCGAGAGCGTCGGCCCAGCGGCCTTCACCCTCTACGAGCACGCTTTTCTGCTGCTCGACGGCCGGGAGATCAGCCTCTGGGAGGTCGAGCACACGGCGACGCCTGACGGACGCCATATGTGCGAGGTGTACGCGTCACAGAGCGAGGCCCGCGCGGCGATGGAGCTCCGCGCCCGCGTGCGCTGA
- a CDS encoding GNAT family N-acetyltransferase, producing the protein MPAQGTEMQVRPGKEADLQDLTDLYNHYVRETAITFDTNVFTPEERRPWLLSHPEDGPHRLLVAQEVPSARILGYATSSAFRPKAAYATSVEVTVYCAPGTAGRGIGTMLYKALFEALADEDVHRAYAGITMPNEASAALHARFGFTPVGTYREVGRKFGVYHDVAWYEKELGGR; encoded by the coding sequence ATGCCTGCGCAGGGTACGGAAATGCAGGTCAGGCCTGGCAAGGAGGCGGATCTCCAGGACCTCACCGACCTTTACAACCACTACGTCCGTGAGACTGCGATCACATTTGACACGAATGTCTTCACCCCCGAGGAACGCCGTCCGTGGCTGCTCTCCCACCCTGAAGACGGCCCACACCGGCTGCTGGTTGCGCAGGAGGTACCGTCTGCCCGGATTCTGGGGTACGCAACCAGCAGCGCATTCCGGCCGAAGGCCGCGTACGCCACGTCCGTCGAGGTGACCGTGTACTGCGCCCCCGGCACAGCGGGGCGCGGAATCGGCACGATGCTCTACAAGGCGCTGTTCGAGGCGCTGGCCGACGAGGACGTCCACCGGGCGTACGCCGGCATCACCATGCCCAACGAGGCATCCGCCGCACTGCACGCCCGCTTCGGCTTCACGCCGGTGGGCACGTACCGCGAGGTCGGCCGGAAGTTCGGCGTGTACCACGACGTCGCCTGGTACGAGAAGGAACTCGGCGGGAGGTAG
- a CDS encoding MFS transporter yields the protein MTAAFMDLVDVTIVNIAIPSIQKDTGASFGQIQWITAGYALAFAAGLITGGRLGDIHGRKKLFLIGIGGFTLASALCGFAASPEMLVASRILQGAMAALMVPQVLSIVHATFPAEERGKVFGLFGAVIGLGAVSGPLLGALLTEWNIAGLEWRPIFLINLPVGLIGLLLGRRFISESKAPKALRLDIVGVLLVVVGLLMLLYPLTRGRELGWPVWGYVLMAGSVVVFGGLVAYERVKARKDGSPLVELELFKVKSFAAGIAVQATFGVALGIFFLVWTLYMQIGLGWSALRAGTTGIPFSVAVSAAAGISVQKLVPRFGRKVLQTGALLMAAGLLLYIWEADRYGTAIASWQMALPLVVMGIGMGLIVAPLTDAVLADVPKEHAGSASGLINTVQQMGNALGLGLVSVVFFGSISDRPAPSATGPAFVHAFMHSLWWVVGVLGVIFLLMFALPKRAPAGSGKDIGADTTPGIKGDDLYTDSDAGGPLGEPASAEPALSV from the coding sequence ATGACGGCGGCCTTCATGGACCTTGTCGACGTCACGATCGTCAACATCGCGATCCCGTCCATCCAGAAGGACACCGGCGCCTCGTTCGGCCAGATCCAGTGGATCACCGCCGGCTACGCGCTCGCCTTCGCCGCCGGGCTGATCACGGGCGGCCGGCTCGGCGACATCCACGGCCGCAAGAAGCTCTTCCTCATCGGGATAGGCGGCTTCACGCTGGCCTCCGCACTGTGCGGCTTCGCGGCCAGCCCCGAAATGCTGGTCGCCTCACGCATCCTGCAGGGCGCGATGGCGGCGCTGATGGTGCCGCAGGTGCTCTCGATCGTGCACGCCACCTTCCCGGCGGAGGAGCGCGGCAAGGTTTTCGGGCTGTTCGGCGCGGTCATCGGCCTGGGCGCGGTCTCCGGCCCGCTGCTCGGCGCGCTGCTCACCGAGTGGAACATCGCCGGTCTGGAGTGGCGCCCGATCTTCCTGATCAACCTGCCGGTCGGGCTGATCGGGCTGCTGCTCGGGCGCAGGTTCATCAGCGAGTCCAAGGCCCCGAAGGCCCTCCGGCTGGACATCGTCGGTGTGCTGCTCGTCGTGGTGGGCCTGCTGATGCTGCTCTATCCGCTGACGCGCGGCCGTGAGCTGGGCTGGCCGGTCTGGGGTTACGTCTTGATGGCGGGCAGCGTCGTGGTGTTCGGCGGGCTGGTCGCGTACGAGCGGGTGAAGGCGCGGAAGGACGGTTCGCCGCTGGTCGAGCTGGAGCTGTTCAAGGTGAAGAGCTTCGCGGCCGGTATCGCGGTACAGGCCACGTTCGGTGTGGCGCTGGGCATCTTCTTCCTGGTCTGGACGCTGTACATGCAGATCGGCCTCGGCTGGAGCGCGCTGCGGGCCGGGACCACGGGGATCCCGTTCTCGGTCGCGGTCTCGGCTGCCGCCGGTATCTCCGTACAGAAGCTGGTGCCGCGCTTCGGCCGCAAGGTGCTCCAGACGGGCGCGCTGCTGATGGCGGCCGGACTGCTGCTCTACATCTGGGAGGCGGACCGGTACGGGACGGCGATCGCGTCCTGGCAGATGGCGCTGCCGCTGGTGGTCATGGGGATCGGCATGGGGCTGATCGTCGCGCCGCTGACGGACGCGGTGCTCGCGGACGTCCCGAAGGAACACGCCGGGTCGGCCTCCGGGCTGATCAACACCGTTCAGCAAATGGGCAATGCGCTGGGGCTCGGTCTGGTGTCCGTGGTGTTCTTCGGCTCGATCAGCGACCGGCCGGCACCGAGTGCGACCGGGCCCGCCTTCGTCCACGCGTTCATGCACTCGCTGTGGTGGGTGGTCGGGGTGCTCGGTGTGATCTTCCTGCTGATGTTCGCCCTGCCGAAGCGGGCGCCCGCGGGCAGCGGAAAGGACATCGGCGCGGACACCACCCCGGGCATCAAGGGGGACGACCTCTACACGGACTCCGACGCGGGCGGGCCCCTCGGGGAACCGGCCTCAGCGGAACCGGCGCTCAGCGTCTGA